In the Streptomyces sp. NBC_00525 genome, one interval contains:
- a CDS encoding 2,3-dihydro-2,3-dihydroxybenzoate dehydrogenase, with protein MAPHSTPAAPRPVPAGERELAGRLALVTGAGRGIGEAVVRALVARGCRVLATDADPEGIGALAGEHDGLVVARTLDVTDAAAVETVVAEAEESLGALDIAVNVAGILRCSPVTELTDEDWAATFAVNTDGVFHVSRSVARRMAGRGAGSIVTVASNAAGIPRTTMAAYAASKAAAVMFTKCLGLELAPLGIRCNTVSPGSTLTDMQRAMWPAGEDRDDGPAARRVIAGDLASFRTGIPLGRIAEPADVAEAVAFLVSDRARHITLHDLYVDGGATLRA; from the coding sequence ATGGCGCCGCATTCCACCCCCGCTGCCCCTCGTCCCGTCCCCGCCGGCGAACGGGAACTCGCCGGCCGGCTGGCCCTCGTCACGGGAGCCGGGCGCGGCATAGGCGAGGCGGTCGTACGCGCCCTCGTCGCGCGCGGCTGCCGGGTCCTGGCGACCGACGCGGACCCGGAGGGCATCGGCGCCCTGGCCGGGGAGCACGACGGCCTCGTCGTCGCGCGGACGCTGGACGTCACGGACGCGGCGGCCGTCGAAACCGTCGTCGCCGAGGCGGAGGAGTCCCTGGGCGCCCTGGACATCGCGGTCAACGTCGCCGGGATACTGCGGTGTTCGCCCGTCACCGAGCTGACCGACGAGGACTGGGCGGCCACCTTCGCCGTCAACACCGACGGGGTCTTCCACGTCTCGCGGTCCGTCGCGCGCCGGATGGCCGGGCGCGGCGCGGGCAGCATCGTCACGGTCGCCTCCAACGCCGCCGGCATCCCCCGGACGACGATGGCCGCGTACGCCGCGTCCAAGGCGGCCGCCGTCATGTTCACCAAGTGCCTCGGGCTGGAGCTGGCACCCCTGGGCATCCGGTGCAACACCGTCTCGCCCGGCTCCACCCTCACCGACATGCAGCGCGCCATGTGGCCGGCCGGCGAGGACCGGGACGACGGGCCCGCCGCGCGGCGGGTGATCGCCGGGGACCTCGCGAGCTTCCGCACGGGCATCCCGCTCGGCCGGATCGCCGAACCGGCCGACGTCGCGGAGGCGGTCGCCTTCCTGGTGTCCGACCGGGCCCGGCACATCACCCTGCACGACCTGTACGTCGACGGCGGCGCCACCCTGCGCGCCTGA
- a CDS encoding (2,3-dihydroxybenzoyl)adenylate synthase — MSTAPSEDAPTWPAEFAARYRAAGHWRGETFTGMLRERAEAHGDRVAIVDPAPERRAWTYRELDERAARLAAGFRARGIAKGDRVVVQLPNIAEFAEVVFALFRIGALPVYALPAHRETEIGYFCSFAEAVAYVIPDRHAGFDHRALATAVRAQAPTLRHVFVVGEPGEHTALSEVPCEAAAEPEDGPEPHDLAFLQLSGGTTGVPKLIPRTHDDYIYSLRGSNEICGVDADTRYLVVLPAAHNFPMSSPGWLGTLYAGGTVVLCPRPDPATAFPLIERERVTLTGMVPPLALVWTDAAASAAWDLSSLELVLVGGAKYSETAARRLEPALGCRLMQVFGMAEGLVNYTRLDDDHETVVTTQGRPISEDDEIRIVDDAGREVPEGHFGQLLTRGPYTIRGYWRAPEHNRTAFTEDGFYRTGDIVRRTPSGHLVVEGRAKDQINRGGEKVAPEEVENIILAHPAVHDVSVVGVADPYLGERTLAYVILREGAGPLGALAVKRHVRERGVAAYKVPDLVEFVDAFPQTGIGKVSKKGLRTEAGPPVPVAPPASGTPSASVEQH; from the coding sequence ATGAGCACCGCACCGTCCGAAGACGCCCCGACCTGGCCCGCCGAGTTCGCCGCCCGCTACCGGGCCGCCGGGCACTGGCGCGGCGAGACGTTCACCGGCATGCTGCGCGAGCGGGCCGAAGCGCACGGCGACCGCGTCGCGATCGTCGATCCGGCGCCCGAGCGGCGCGCCTGGACCTATCGCGAGCTGGACGAGCGGGCGGCCCGGCTGGCGGCCGGATTCCGGGCGCGCGGGATAGCCAAGGGCGACCGGGTGGTCGTCCAGCTGCCGAACATCGCCGAGTTCGCCGAGGTCGTCTTCGCCCTCTTCCGCATCGGCGCGCTGCCGGTCTACGCGCTGCCCGCCCACCGCGAGACGGAGATCGGCTACTTCTGCTCCTTCGCCGAGGCCGTCGCCTATGTGATCCCGGACCGGCACGCCGGATTCGACCACCGCGCCCTGGCCACCGCCGTGCGGGCGCAGGCGCCCACCCTCCGGCACGTGTTCGTGGTCGGCGAGCCGGGCGAGCACACCGCCCTGTCCGAGGTGCCGTGCGAGGCGGCGGCCGAACCGGAGGACGGGCCCGAGCCGCACGACCTGGCCTTCCTCCAGCTGTCCGGCGGCACCACCGGGGTGCCCAAGCTCATCCCCCGTACGCACGACGACTACATCTACTCGCTGCGCGGCTCCAACGAGATCTGCGGCGTCGACGCGGACACCCGCTATCTCGTGGTGCTGCCCGCCGCGCACAACTTCCCGATGAGTTCGCCCGGTTGGCTCGGCACCCTGTACGCCGGCGGCACCGTCGTCCTGTGCCCGCGCCCGGACCCGGCCACCGCCTTCCCGCTCATCGAGCGGGAGCGCGTCACCCTGACGGGCATGGTGCCGCCGCTGGCGCTGGTGTGGACCGACGCGGCGGCCTCGGCGGCCTGGGACCTGTCCAGCCTGGAACTGGTCCTGGTCGGCGGAGCGAAGTACAGCGAGACCGCGGCCCGCCGGCTGGAGCCCGCGCTGGGCTGCCGGCTCATGCAGGTGTTCGGCATGGCCGAAGGGCTCGTCAACTACACGCGGCTGGACGACGACCACGAGACCGTCGTCACCACCCAGGGCCGGCCGATCTCCGAGGACGACGAGATCCGGATCGTGGACGACGCCGGACGGGAGGTCCCCGAGGGGCACTTCGGGCAGCTGCTGACGCGCGGCCCGTACACCATCCGCGGCTACTGGCGCGCCCCGGAGCACAACCGGACGGCGTTCACCGAGGACGGCTTCTACCGTACGGGCGACATCGTGCGCCGCACCCCGAGCGGACATCTGGTGGTCGAGGGGCGGGCGAAGGACCAGATCAACCGGGGCGGCGAGAAGGTCGCGCCGGAGGAGGTCGAGAACATCATCCTGGCCCATCCGGCCGTGCACGACGTGTCGGTGGTCGGGGTGGCCGACCCTTATCTGGGTGAGCGCACGCTGGCGTACGTGATCCTGCGTGAGGGCGCCGGACCGCTCGGGGCGCTCGCGGTGAAGCGGCATGTGCGCGAGCGCGGAGTCGCCGCGTACAAGGTTCCCGATCTGGTCGAGTTCGTCGACGCCTTCCCGCAGACGGGCATCGGCAAGGTCAGCAAGAAGGGCCTGCGCACCGAGGCCGGTCCGCCGGTCCCGGTCGCCCCGCCGGCTTCCGGCACCCCGTCAGCATCCGTCGAGCAGCACTGA
- a CDS encoding isochorismatase family protein has translation MALPAIAPYPLPGPDELPANRVDWTVDPARAVLLVHDLQNHFLRAYRPGEQPLTGMLANTARIGAAARRAGIPVVHSAQRGGQSAEERGLQLDFWGPGVADDPEALAAPDEVAPRPGDTVLTKWKYSAFVRTELESLIRDAGRDQLVITGVYAHIGVLMSAADAWMRDIRAFVVADAVADFSREDHDMALRWAAGRCAVVTTTDWLLKDI, from the coding sequence ATGGCCCTGCCCGCCATCGCCCCCTATCCCCTGCCCGGCCCGGACGAGCTCCCGGCGAACCGGGTCGACTGGACCGTGGACCCGGCGCGCGCCGTCCTGCTCGTCCACGACCTGCAGAACCACTTCCTGCGCGCCTACCGGCCCGGCGAGCAGCCGCTGACCGGCATGCTCGCCAACACCGCCCGGATCGGCGCGGCCGCGCGCCGCGCCGGAATCCCCGTGGTGCACTCCGCGCAGCGCGGCGGCCAGAGCGCCGAGGAGCGCGGCCTCCAGCTGGACTTCTGGGGGCCGGGGGTCGCCGACGATCCGGAGGCGCTGGCGGCGCCGGACGAGGTGGCGCCCCGGCCGGGCGACACGGTGCTCACCAAGTGGAAGTACAGCGCGTTCGTCCGTACCGAGCTGGAGTCCCTCATCCGCGACGCCGGACGCGACCAGCTGGTGATCACCGGCGTGTACGCACACATCGGGGTGCTGATGAGCGCCGCCGACGCGTGGATGCGCGACATCCGGGCGTTCGTGGTGGCCGACGCCGTCGCGGACTTCTCCCGCGAGGACCACGACATGGCGCTGCGCTGGGCGGCGGGCCGCTGCGCGGTCGTGACCACCACGGACTGGCTGCTCAAGGACATCTGA
- a CDS encoding HelD family protein produces the protein MQKEQEFVDRVHHRVDVLRGDAARQVEDALTPVGTGRQARLERDVRVVERSGLLAALNAVDGSLCFGRIDLRDGTAHHIGRIGIREDDTERTPLLIDWRAPVARPFYLATHHTPMGLRRRRHITSEGRVVTELHDEILDIEDRERTGFEDPSGDSVLLAAVNSARTGRMADIVRTIQAEQDRIIRAPHRGVLVVEGGPGTGKTAVALHRAAFLLYEQRELLAKRAVLIVGPNPAFLSYIGEVLPALGETGVLLATQAELFPGVHARGTDTPRAAAVKGGAAMAEALALAVRDRQLLPEPGAPLTVPHDDGDLVLDREIAYEARQAARDTRLPHNLARPHFAFRIIDALTAQLTERIGADPYGGPNFLGPDDIAQLGKGVAVSREVHAAIEELWPALTPEGFLTEYLAEPVHLPDADAEAIRRAPGDGGWTPADVPLLDEAAELLGVDDSAERAAAEAERQERIAYAHGVLELSRGSESFEFEDEESELLAAHDIIDAERMAERHEEADHRSAAERAAADRTWAFGHIVVDEAQELSPMAWRLLMRRSPTRSMTLVGDPAQTSEEAGVGSWREILRPYVDDRYEHVRLGVNYRTPAEVMEVAAKVLRAVDPSFEPPGSVRSTGEVPWVRDAGADLAGAVARAVAEMTPAEGRLAVIAPRELHEEIAAALDGITAGAEPDLARTVVLLGPRQAKGLEFDHVLVVEPGRFGTSDLYVALTRATQRLGIVHREALPESLR, from the coding sequence TTGCAGAAGGAGCAGGAATTCGTCGACCGGGTCCATCACCGCGTCGACGTGCTCCGCGGTGATGCCGCGCGCCAGGTGGAGGACGCCCTGACCCCGGTGGGAACGGGCCGGCAGGCACGGCTCGAACGCGATGTGCGGGTCGTCGAGCGTTCGGGGCTGCTCGCCGCCCTGAACGCGGTGGACGGCTCGCTGTGTTTCGGCCGTATCGATCTCAGGGACGGCACCGCGCACCATATCGGCCGTATCGGAATCCGCGAGGACGACACCGAGCGCACGCCTTTGCTGATCGACTGGCGCGCCCCGGTCGCCCGGCCTTTCTATCTGGCCACCCATCACACCCCGATGGGGCTGCGCCGGCGCCGGCACATCACCAGCGAGGGCCGGGTGGTCACCGAGCTGCACGACGAGATCCTGGACATCGAGGACCGCGAGCGCACCGGCTTCGAGGACCCGAGCGGCGACAGCGTGCTGCTGGCCGCGGTGAACTCCGCGCGCACCGGGCGCATGGCCGACATCGTGCGGACCATCCAGGCCGAGCAGGACCGCATCATCCGCGCGCCGCACCGCGGGGTGCTCGTCGTCGAGGGCGGTCCGGGCACCGGCAAGACGGCGGTGGCCCTGCACCGGGCGGCGTTCCTGCTGTACGAGCAGCGGGAGCTGCTGGCCAAGCGCGCGGTCCTGATCGTGGGCCCCAACCCGGCCTTCCTGAGCTATATCGGCGAGGTCCTTCCGGCGCTGGGCGAGACGGGGGTCCTGCTCGCCACGCAGGCCGAGCTCTTCCCCGGCGTCCACGCACGGGGCACCGACACTCCGCGCGCCGCCGCGGTGAAGGGCGGCGCCGCCATGGCCGAGGCGCTGGCGCTCGCGGTGCGCGACCGGCAGCTGCTGCCCGAGCCCGGCGCCCCGCTGACCGTGCCGCACGACGACGGCGACCTGGTCCTGGACCGGGAGATCGCCTACGAGGCCCGGCAGGCGGCCCGTGACACCCGGCTCCCCCACAATCTGGCCCGGCCGCATTTCGCGTTCCGGATCATCGACGCGCTGACCGCGCAGCTCACCGAGCGCATCGGCGCCGACCCGTACGGCGGTCCGAACTTCCTGGGCCCGGACGACATCGCCCAGCTCGGCAAGGGTGTCGCGGTCAGCCGGGAGGTGCACGCCGCGATCGAGGAGCTGTGGCCGGCCCTGACGCCGGAGGGCTTCCTCACGGAGTACCTGGCCGAGCCGGTCCACCTGCCCGACGCGGACGCCGAGGCCATCCGGCGGGCGCCCGGCGACGGCGGGTGGACGCCGGCCGATGTGCCGCTGCTGGACGAGGCGGCGGAGCTGCTGGGCGTGGACGACAGCGCCGAGCGGGCGGCGGCCGAGGCGGAGCGCCAGGAGCGGATCGCGTACGCGCACGGCGTGCTGGAGCTGTCCAGGGGTTCGGAGTCCTTCGAGTTCGAGGACGAGGAATCGGAGCTGCTCGCCGCACACGACATCATCGACGCGGAGCGGATGGCGGAGCGCCACGAGGAGGCCGATCACCGCAGCGCGGCCGAGCGGGCCGCCGCCGACCGGACGTGGGCGTTCGGGCACATCGTCGTGGACGAGGCGCAGGAGCTGTCGCCGATGGCGTGGCGGCTGCTGATGCGCCGCTCGCCGACCCGGTCGATGACGCTGGTGGGCGATCCGGCGCAGACCTCGGAGGAGGCGGGGGTCGGCTCGTGGCGGGAGATCCTGCGGCCGTACGTGGACGACCGGTACGAGCATGTGCGGCTCGGGGTCAACTACCGTACGCCGGCCGAGGTGATGGAGGTGGCGGCGAAGGTGCTGCGGGCCGTGGACCCGTCGTTCGAGCCGCCGGGTTCGGTGCGGTCCACGGGCGAGGTGCCGTGGGTCCGGGACGCCGGGGCGGATCTGGCGGGGGCGGTGGCGCGGGCGGTCGCCGAGATGACGCCCGCCGAGGGGCGGCTCGCGGTGATCGCGCCGCGCGAGCTGCACGAGGAGATCGCGGCGGCGCTGGACGGGATCACGGCCGGGGCGGAGCCGGATCTGGCGCGCACGGTGGTGCTGCTGGGGCCCCGGCAGGCCAAGGGGCTCGAATTCGACCACGTCCTGGTGGTGGAGCCGGGCCGGTTCGGCACGAGCGACCTGTACGTGGCGCTGACCCGTGCCACGCAGCGCCTCGGCATCGTGCACCGGGAGGCGCTGCCGGAGTCGCTGCGCTGA
- the katG gene encoding catalase/peroxidase HPI — MTENHDAIVTDPKSDEAGGCPVAHDRAPHPTQGGGNRQWWPERLNVRILAKNPAVANPLGGDFDYAAAFSALDLPAVKRDIAEVLTTSQDWWPADFGHYGPFMVRMAWHSAGTYRISDGRGGAGSGQQRFAPLNSWPDNASLDKARRLLWPVKKKYGRNISWADLLVLTGNVALETMGFTTFGFGGGRVDAWEPDEDVFWGPETTWLGDERYTGDRELENPLGAVQMGLIYVNPEGPNGNPDPLAAARDIRETFRRMAMNDEETVALIAGGHTFGKTHGAGPADHVGPDPEAAPMERQGLGWESSYGTGKGGDTITSGLEGIWTDTPTTWDNSFFDILFGYEWELFRSPAGAHQWRPKDGAGADTVPDAHDPAKRHAPTMLTTDLSLRYDPAYEPISRRFHEHPEEFADAFARAWFKLTHRDMGPVVRYLGPEVPQETLLWQDPLPERDHELIDAADIAALKERVLACGLTVSELVSTAWASASSFRGTDKRGGANGARVRLEPQNGWEVNDPDRLAAVLRTLESVRETFNTAQRGGKRVSLADLIVLAGAAGIEKAAGDAGTPVEVPFTPGRVDASQDQTDVESFVELEPVADGFRNYVGKGSRLPAEYLLLDRANLLGLSAPEMTVLVGGLRVLGANHQQTTHGVFTDAPGTLTNDFFVNLLDMGTTWKSVADDRSAFEGRDSATGELRWTGTRADLVFGSNAELRAVAEVYASDDAGEKFVRDFVAAWDKVMNLDRFDLV; from the coding sequence ATGACTGAGAACCACGACGCGATCGTCACCGATCCCAAGTCGGACGAGGCCGGCGGCTGCCCCGTCGCGCACGATCGCGCGCCGCACCCCACCCAGGGCGGCGGGAACCGCCAGTGGTGGCCGGAGCGGCTCAACGTGCGGATTCTCGCCAAGAACCCGGCCGTGGCCAATCCGCTCGGCGGGGACTTCGACTACGCGGCGGCGTTCAGCGCGCTCGACCTGCCGGCCGTCAAGCGCGACATCGCCGAGGTGCTGACGACCTCGCAGGACTGGTGGCCCGCCGACTTCGGCCACTACGGCCCCTTCATGGTCCGGATGGCCTGGCACAGCGCCGGCACCTACCGCATCAGCGACGGCCGCGGCGGCGCCGGCTCCGGCCAGCAGCGCTTCGCCCCGCTCAACAGCTGGCCGGACAACGCGAGCCTGGACAAGGCCCGGCGCCTGCTGTGGCCGGTGAAGAAGAAGTACGGCAGGAACATCTCCTGGGCCGACCTCCTCGTCCTCACCGGGAACGTCGCCCTGGAGACCATGGGCTTCACGACCTTCGGCTTCGGCGGCGGCCGGGTGGACGCCTGGGAACCCGACGAAGACGTCTTCTGGGGCCCCGAGACCACCTGGCTCGGCGACGAGCGCTACACCGGGGACCGGGAGCTGGAGAACCCGCTCGGCGCGGTCCAGATGGGCCTCATCTACGTCAACCCGGAGGGCCCCAACGGCAATCCGGACCCGCTCGCCGCCGCCCGCGACATCCGCGAGACGTTCCGCCGCATGGCGATGAACGACGAGGAGACCGTCGCCCTGATCGCCGGCGGCCACACCTTCGGCAAGACGCACGGCGCCGGACCCGCCGACCACGTCGGACCCGACCCCGAGGCCGCCCCGATGGAGCGCCAGGGCCTCGGCTGGGAGAGCTCCTACGGCACCGGCAAGGGCGGCGACACCATCACCAGCGGCCTCGAAGGCATCTGGACGGACACCCCGACCACCTGGGACAACAGCTTCTTCGACATCCTGTTCGGCTACGAGTGGGAGCTGTTCAGGAGCCCGGCCGGCGCCCACCAGTGGCGCCCCAAGGACGGGGCGGGCGCGGACACCGTGCCCGACGCCCACGACCCGGCGAAGCGGCACGCCCCGACCATGCTCACCACCGACCTCTCGCTGCGCTACGACCCGGCGTACGAGCCCATCTCGCGCCGCTTCCACGAGCACCCGGAGGAGTTCGCCGACGCCTTCGCCCGCGCCTGGTTCAAGCTCACCCACCGAGACATGGGCCCCGTCGTCCGCTACCTCGGCCCCGAGGTCCCGCAGGAGACGCTGCTCTGGCAGGACCCGCTGCCCGAGCGCGACCACGAACTGATCGACGCGGCCGACATCGCGGCCCTCAAGGAACGCGTACTCGCCTGCGGCCTCACGGTCTCCGAACTGGTCTCCACCGCCTGGGCCTCCGCCTCCTCCTTCCGGGGCACCGACAAGCGCGGCGGCGCCAACGGCGCGCGCGTCCGCCTCGAACCGCAGAACGGCTGGGAGGTCAACGACCCGGACCGGCTCGCGGCCGTGCTGCGCACCCTCGAATCCGTCCGGGAGACCTTCAACACCGCGCAGCGCGGCGGCAAGCGGGTCTCCCTCGCCGACCTGATCGTCCTCGCCGGCGCCGCCGGGATCGAGAAGGCGGCCGGGGACGCCGGAACACCGGTCGAGGTCCCCTTCACGCCGGGCCGGGTGGACGCTTCGCAGGACCAGACCGACGTCGAGTCCTTCGTCGAGCTGGAACCCGTGGCCGACGGCTTCCGCAACTACGTGGGCAAGGGCAGCCGGCTCCCCGCCGAGTACCTGCTCCTCGACCGGGCGAACCTGCTCGGCCTCAGCGCGCCGGAGATGACGGTCCTCGTCGGCGGTCTGCGCGTCCTGGGCGCCAACCACCAGCAGACCACGCACGGAGTGTTCACCGACGCGCCGGGCACGCTGACCAACGACTTCTTCGTCAACCTGCTCGACATGGGCACGACGTGGAAGTCGGTGGCCGACGACCGGAGCGCGTTCGAGGGCCGTGACTCCGCCACCGGCGAGTTGCGCTGGACCGGCACCCGCGCCGACCTGGTCTTCGGCTCGAACGCCGAACTGCGCGCCGTCGCCGAGGTCTACGCGAGCGACGACGCCGGCGAGAAGTTCGTCCGCGACTTCGTCGCCGCCTGGGACAAGGTCATGAACCTGGACCGGTTCGACCTGGTCTGA
- a CDS encoding class I SAM-dependent methyltransferase, whose product MNRWTELTGDTSGEDYAARFAALARSGADVHGEARFCAALVPAGARVLDAGCGTGRVAIRLAELGYDCTGVDVDASMLAVARKQAPALPWFRADLAAFEPASLGIRPGFDLVVAAGNVMALLTPGTEAAVAGRLSGALRAGGLLVAGFGLDADHLPVPPALTLAEYDEGCAAAGLTLVDRFATWDAAPYDGGGYAVSVHRKGNGA is encoded by the coding sequence ATGAACCGCTGGACCGAGCTGACCGGGGACACCTCCGGCGAGGACTACGCCGCCCGCTTCGCCGCCCTCGCCCGCAGCGGCGCGGACGTGCACGGCGAGGCCCGGTTCTGCGCGGCCCTCGTGCCCGCCGGGGCGCGGGTGCTGGACGCCGGCTGCGGCACCGGCCGGGTCGCGATCCGGCTCGCGGAGCTGGGCTACGACTGCACCGGGGTGGACGTGGACGCCTCGATGCTGGCCGTGGCGCGCAAGCAGGCGCCCGCGCTGCCCTGGTTCCGGGCCGACCTCGCCGCTTTCGAGCCCGCTTCCCTCGGCATCCGGCCCGGCTTCGACCTCGTCGTCGCCGCGGGCAACGTCATGGCGCTGCTCACCCCCGGCACCGAGGCCGCCGTCGCCGGACGGCTGTCCGGGGCGCTGCGCGCGGGCGGCCTGCTCGTCGCCGGGTTCGGTCTGGACGCGGACCACCTGCCCGTCCCGCCCGCCCTGACGCTCGCCGAGTACGACGAGGGCTGCGCCGCCGCGGGCCTCACCCTCGTCGACCGGTTCGCCACCTGGGACGCCGCTCCGTACGACGGCGGGGGCTACGCCGTCAGCGTCCACCGCAAGGGCAACGGGGCCTGA
- a CDS encoding ABC transporter ATP-binding protein, which yields MTQTVERIGTGTTLRAQDLHRTYGSGGAAVRALRGVSVEAAPGTLTVVTGPSGSGKTALLHCLAGLDRPTRGSVRWDGTELTRLSDRGLAELRRTRAGFVSPAFNLVPTLTAAENVARAGGRPEPGRVREVLALVGLAGCERQRPGRLCGERQQRLAVACALVSRPDVLFADEPAGALGPAAGRALAALLRTAVDTEGRACVLATADPAAAAYADRVLVLAGGLVVDDRLRPAAAHPGRAA from the coding sequence ATGACGCAGACAGTGGAACGCATCGGCACCGGCACCACCCTCCGGGCACAGGACCTGCACCGCACCTACGGCAGCGGAGGCGCCGCCGTACGGGCGCTGCGCGGGGTGTCGGTGGAGGCCGCCCCCGGCACCCTCACCGTGGTGACGGGGCCCTCCGGCTCAGGCAAGACGGCCCTGCTGCACTGCCTCGCGGGCCTGGACCGGCCGACGCGCGGCTCCGTCCGCTGGGACGGCACGGAGCTGACGCGGCTGTCGGACCGGGGCCTCGCGGAGCTGCGGCGGACCCGCGCCGGGTTCGTGTCCCCGGCGTTCAACCTGGTGCCCACCCTGACCGCGGCGGAGAACGTCGCCCGGGCCGGCGGCCGGCCGGAGCCCGGCCGGGTCCGCGAGGTGCTCGCCCTGGTGGGTCTCGCCGGGTGCGAGCGGCAGCGGCCGGGGCGGCTCTGCGGGGAGCGGCAGCAGCGGCTGGCGGTCGCGTGCGCGCTGGTGTCGCGCCCGGACGTGCTGTTCGCGGACGAGCCGGCCGGGGCGCTCGGCCCGGCCGCGGGGCGCGCGCTGGCCGCTCTGCTGCGTACGGCCGTGGACACGGAGGGGCGGGCCTGTGTGCTGGCGACCGCCGACCCGGCCGCCGCCGCGTACGCGGACCGGGTGCTGGTGCTGGCCGGCGGCCTGGTGGTGGACGACCGGCTCCGGCCGGCCGCCGCGCACCCCGGCCGGGCGGCCTGA